The DNA sequence CCCCCCCCCCCCCCCCCCCCCCCGTGGCCGCTCAGCGCGTGGCCCAGGGAGCGAGGAGGATACACACCAGCATCGCCGCCCCCAGCGCCCCCGCCGCGCCCTCGAAGCCCAGGATCCCCGCGCCGACCGCGAGCAGGCCGAAGGCGCCGGCCGCCACCAGCATCGTCCTGCGGGCGCCCCTCACCGGTACCCCGCCGCCTGCAGGCCGAACAGCTCCGCGTAGCGCCCCTCCAGCCGCAGCAGCTCCTCGTGCGTCCCCTCCTCCAGCACGCGCCCGTGCTCCAGCACCACGATCCGGTCGGCCATGCGCACCGTTGAGAAGCGGTGTGAGATCAGGATCGCCATCTTCCCCTCGGTGAGGTCCGCGAAGCGGCGGAACACCTCGTACTCCGCCCGCGCGTCCAGCGCCGCGGTGGGCTCGTCCAGGATGAGGAGCTGCGCGTCGCGCATGTAGGCGCGGCCCAGCGCCACCTTCTGCCACTGGCCGCCGGACAGGTCCACTCCGCCCTCGAAGCGGCGCCCCAGCATGGTGCGGTAGCGCTCCGGGAGCGCCTCGATCACCTCCGCCGCCAGCGAGCGCCCCGCCGCATCCTCCACCCGCGCCGTCGCCGCGGCGGGATCGTCCATCAGCGCGGCGATCCGCCCCACCGCGATGTTCTCCTCCGCGCGCATGTCGTAGCGCACGAAGTCCTGGAAGATGACGCCCACCTGCCGGTGCAGCTCCTCCGGGTCGTAGGCCGAGAGCGGCTCCCCGTCCAGCAGGATCTCCCCGCGGTCGGGCTCGTACAGGCGGACGATCAGCTTGGTGACGGTGGTCTTCCCCGCCCCGTTCTCCCCCACCAGCGCCACCCGCTCCCCCGGCCGGATGCGGAACGACACCCCCCGCAGCACCCACGACGGATCGTCGGGAGGCGGCGGGCCCCGGCCATCCCCATCGCCGCTGCCGGCCGTCCCCTCTTCCTTCGCCGCCGGGTACCGGAACCAGACGTCCCGGAACTCGAACCCATCGCGGGCCGGCACCGGCACCGGGAGCGGCGCCTCCGGGCGTGCGATCCGCGGCCGCATCCCCAGGAAGACGAACAGGTCGTCCAGGTAGAGGGCCTGCTCGTACAGGTCGCTCGTCGCCAGGAGCATCCGCTGGATCAGGTCGCGCGAGCGGGAGAAGGCCCCGGCCAGGAGCGTCAGGTCGCCCAGCGTGAGGATCCCCAGCACGGTGCGGTACACGATGGTGCCGAACGCCGCGTAGTACCCCAGCGTGGAGACCAGCGACAGGCCGGTGCTCGCCAGGTTGCGGCGGACGGCGAGCTTCCGGTTGGCGTCGTAGAAGCGGTCCGCCAGCTCGCGGTACTCGCGGATCAGCCAGGGAGAGAGGCCGAAGAGCTTGATCTCCTTGGCCGTCTTGTCCGAGGCCGCCACCAGGCGGTAGTAGTCCAGCTTCCGCCGCTCCGGCGTCCACTGGTAGAGCAGCGAGTACCCCAGCGCGGCGAAGTGCGTCTCCCCCACGAAGGAGGGGATCACCGCCAGCACCAGCAGGGCGAAGAGGAGGGGGGAGAAGGCGAGCAGCGTCCCCACCAGGGTGAGCAGCGTCACCACGTCCTGGGCCAGCCCGAAGAGCTGGCTCAGCAGGGCGATGCGCCCCACCGTCTGGCGGCGGGCGCGCTCCAGCCGGTCGTAGAAGCGGGGGTCCTCGAAGTGCTCCAGGTCCAGCGTGGCCGCGTGCTCCATCAGGCGGACGCTCATCCGGTTGGAGAACAGGTCCCCTAGCAGCGACTCCAGCAGCGTCCCCGTACGCGCCGCGACCTCCCCCAGCGCCACGATGGCGAACTCCAGCAGCACCAGCTCCGTCAGCTGCCTCCAGTCCGGGACCCCGGTGCGCGTGGCCTCCACCACCGTGTCCACGATGGTCTTCCCCACCCACAGCGTGGCGATGGGGACGAAGGCCCGCACCAGGCGCAGCGCCGCGATCCCCAGCGTGTAGCCACGGTGGGTGCCCCACACCATCCGCAGGAACGGCGGGACGTTGCGCACGGCGCGGATGCGGTCCCCCCACGAGGGGCCGCCTCCCGCGCGGGGAGGGCTCCGCCGGCCGGTGTGCATCCGCGTGCTCGCCATCCCACAATGGTACCCGGCTCCCGCGGGCGCCGGTAGTGGCGGGCCGGGGGCGGGCTAAAACCCCTACGGGGCTGTGGGGCGGCCCCCTACAGACGAGGCAGGGAGGCCCCGCTACATTCCACCGTGCCGACTCAGCTTCCGCGCCCG is a window from the Longimicrobiaceae bacterium genome containing:
- a CDS encoding ABC transporter ATP-binding protein, which codes for MASTRMHTGRRSPPRAGGGPSWGDRIRAVRNVPPFLRMVWGTHRGYTLGIAALRLVRAFVPIATLWVGKTIVDTVVEATRTGVPDWRQLTELVLLEFAIVALGEVAARTGTLLESLLGDLFSNRMSVRLMEHAATLDLEHFEDPRFYDRLERARRQTVGRIALLSQLFGLAQDVVTLLTLVGTLLAFSPLLFALLVLAVIPSFVGETHFAALGYSLLYQWTPERRKLDYYRLVAASDKTAKEIKLFGLSPWLIREYRELADRFYDANRKLAVRRNLASTGLSLVSTLGYYAAFGTIVYRTVLGILTLGDLTLLAGAFSRSRDLIQRMLLATSDLYEQALYLDDLFVFLGMRPRIARPEAPLPVPVPARDGFEFRDVWFRYPAAKEEGTAGSGDGDGRGPPPPDDPSWVLRGVSFRIRPGERVALVGENGAGKTTVTKLIVRLYEPDRGEILLDGEPLSAYDPEELHRQVGVIFQDFVRYDMRAEENIAVGRIAALMDDPAAATARVEDAAGRSLAAEVIEALPERYRTMLGRRFEGGVDLSGGQWQKVALGRAYMRDAQLLILDEPTAALDARAEYEVFRRFADLTEGKMAILISHRFSTVRMADRIVVLEHGRVLEEGTHEELLRLEGRYAELFGLQAAGYR